In the Clostridium cellulovorans 743B genome, GGTATAGTACTTATTCTAGGGTATAACATAACTATAACAGATATATTTAATTTTAATATTTTGATACATCCTATTGATTATAGTTTTATATTAATTTATTTGGTCATTTTATTAGCTTTCGGATTATTCAGGAGATATATTCCTTTGACTTTTCCAGAGGATAATGTTGATAGGCGAAATTTTAATGGTATATATATAATTATTCTTATCAATGTATTAATAAAAATAATTAATGATTTAAATATAAACTACGGAATTAAATTAATCTCATTTGTTTCTATAAACTTCTTTATCTTAATGTTTTATATTATAAATAATAAACTAGACATTAAAAATATAAAAGACGAATTGGAACTAAATGAAAAAGAAAAGAAAATTAAGGAATTAACTTTATACATAGAGACTATAGAAGAGTTAGTGGAAAAGTATAGAGAATTTAAACATGATTATAAAAACATAGTTATAGGTATGGGAATAGATAGTTTAAAAGAGAATGATTTATTAGATAAATTAAGTATGGAAGTAGTGGGAGATAAAAGTTATGATGCTTTCCTAAATTTAAAAGATATAAATTATATCCCTCTAAAATCTATTCTTTCATATTATATAATGTTAAGCATTAAGGAAGATGTAAAAGTAAGTTTAGTGGCTATAGGAGAAATAAAAGAATGCCATATTTCTGAAGTGGAGTTTTCTAGG is a window encoding:
- a CDS encoding GHKL domain-containing protein, whose translation is MTFPEDNVDRRNFNGIYIIILINVLIKIINDLNINYGIKLISFVSINFFILMFYIINNKLDIKNIKDELELNEKEKKIKELTLYIETIEELVEKYREFKHDYKNIVIGMGIDSLKENDLLDKLSMEVVGDKSYDAFLNLKDINYIPLKSILSYYIMLSIKEDVKVSLVAIGEIKECHISEVEFSRVMGIILENALEETLRCDDKKLEVYVEAINSDLNITVANTFKREELNVDKIYNKGYSTKGENRGLGLYILKSIVDKNFNMTLNTFINEGMFTQDLYIFSAKKKLKGN